From Macrobrachium rosenbergii isolate ZJJX-2024 chromosome 55, ASM4041242v1, whole genome shotgun sequence, a single genomic window includes:
- the LOC136835460 gene encoding cell adhesion molecule 2-like isoform X1 — protein MAPKEGLTTALCVSLVFLLILQGAAASSPVKDVIVPPHPVRHSNVTLECHYDIGNSELYALKWYHDDMEIYRYAPGEDPKVLISPNDKVEVLESDQNPETIVLKEVDLSAAGVYKCEVNLDWPDFKVDFKSRNMTVVVIPDEQPNIEGEVSAHYAVGNIVNLTCIAAPSIPAAALVWLINDKEADEEHLIHYPIEKITDGLLVSKLGLSFQLEKKDFINGELKLKCTATIAALYRSSDEHSQQDPTAVATEVRERPTEGSLVKTGSASQHVFGLPLLAALVLANLLW, from the exons GTGCAGCCGCGTCCTCTCCCGTGAAAGATGTGATCGTTCCGCCGCATCCCGTCAGACATTCGAACGTGACTCTGGAGTGCCATTACGACATCGGCAACAGCGAGCTTTACGCGCTTAAGTGGTACCACGACGACATGGAGATCTACAG ATATGCCCCCGGAGAAGACCCCAAAGTACTAATCAGTCCGAACGACAAAGTTGAGGTTCTG GAATCTGACCAAAATCCTGAGACAATAGTACTGAAGGAGGTAGACCTAAGTGCAGCAGGGGTTTACAAATGCGAAGTGAACTTGGATTGGCCAGACTTCAAGGTTGATTTCAAATCTAGGAATATGACTGTAGTTG TTATTCCTGACGAGCAGCCCAACATTGAGGGAGAAGTTAGTGCCCACTATGCTGTTGGAAACATCGTCAACCTAACTTGCATAGCAGCCCCATCCATTCCTGCTGCAGCTCTAGTCTGGTTAATAAATGACAAAGAG GCTGACGAAGAGCATCTTATACATTACCCAATAGAAAAGATTACAGATGGTCTATTAGTATCAAAACTTGGCCTGAGTTTCCAGTTGGAGAAAAAAGATTTCATTAATGGAGAGCTAAAGCTTAAG TGTACAGCCACGATTGCAGCACTGTACCGAAGTTCAGACGAACATAGCCAGCAGGACCCTACAGCCGTTGCAACAGAAGTTCGAGAGCGCCCCACCGAAGGAAGTCTAGTAAAGACAG GAAGTGCCTCCCAGCATGTTTTTGGACTTCCCCTGCTAGCAGCCCTCGTGCTTGCGAATCTCTTGTGGTAG
- the LOC136835460 gene encoding uncharacterized protein isoform X2 — translation MEIYRYAPGEDPKVLISPNDKVEVLESDQNPETIVLKEVDLSAAGVYKCEVNLDWPDFKVDFKSRNMTVVVIPDEQPNIEGEVSAHYAVGNIVNLTCIAAPSIPAAALVWLINDKEADEEHLIHYPIEKITDGLLVSKLGLSFQLEKKDFINGELKLKCTATIAALYRSSDEHSQQDPTAVATEVRERPTEGSLVKTGSASQHVFGLPLLAALVLANLLW, via the exons ATGGAGATCTACAG ATATGCCCCCGGAGAAGACCCCAAAGTACTAATCAGTCCGAACGACAAAGTTGAGGTTCTG GAATCTGACCAAAATCCTGAGACAATAGTACTGAAGGAGGTAGACCTAAGTGCAGCAGGGGTTTACAAATGCGAAGTGAACTTGGATTGGCCAGACTTCAAGGTTGATTTCAAATCTAGGAATATGACTGTAGTTG TTATTCCTGACGAGCAGCCCAACATTGAGGGAGAAGTTAGTGCCCACTATGCTGTTGGAAACATCGTCAACCTAACTTGCATAGCAGCCCCATCCATTCCTGCTGCAGCTCTAGTCTGGTTAATAAATGACAAAGAG GCTGACGAAGAGCATCTTATACATTACCCAATAGAAAAGATTACAGATGGTCTATTAGTATCAAAACTTGGCCTGAGTTTCCAGTTGGAGAAAAAAGATTTCATTAATGGAGAGCTAAAGCTTAAG TGTACAGCCACGATTGCAGCACTGTACCGAAGTTCAGACGAACATAGCCAGCAGGACCCTACAGCCGTTGCAACAGAAGTTCGAGAGCGCCCCACCGAAGGAAGTCTAGTAAAGACAG GAAGTGCCTCCCAGCATGTTTTTGGACTTCCCCTGCTAGCAGCCCTCGTGCTTGCGAATCTCTTGTGGTAG